DNA from Chrysemys picta bellii isolate R12L10 chromosome 13, ASM1138683v2, whole genome shotgun sequence:
gaaagagaaagaaaagggagCCTGCTCATCAGCTGTGAACATGACTTTAATGGTGGGGGTTTTTAACACCCACAACCTGCTCACTTAGGTAACATTCCATGCGTGATGACAAAGGATGAGCAGATAAAGAAGCTGAGGACCCAACAGTAAAATTCTCAAATCATAAAACACTACAACTACTTAAAAGGAGCCCAAGTCACCAAACATACTCTGCCTCTTGCTGTAGCCACAGGAGCCCCACAGGAGCCCCACAAACCCCTCTCTCAAAAATCAACTATGTGAAATACAAGAACACTGTGAGATCTTAAAAGAGAGAGTTTATTTGGTGGCCAGTGCAGAAAGCTGCCATTTCTCTTATAGTGATACAGGTTTCTAACAGTGAGAAACAAAGGGAAGGCTTTTCCTTACTCAATTCACATTTGTGCCTGTTTAACTCTATTCAATTCCCTTAATGCAGCCCCTATCAGCTCAGTATCATAAACATGCCACTCAGTATTCATAGGACAGGGGCCTGTCTCTTACTGAGGTTTATTGTGCTAGTGGTGACATACTGATTTGCTTAGAGTTCCAGTATTTTGAATGTGATTAAGATTTAAACCCCGACCTCTTTGCATCTTCTTAATTATGTAAatgcccataggtgctggaagtaaGGTGCTCCGggtgctggcttgaagtggtttccattatatacagggtttacagtttggttcagtggctctcagcatccccgctatacaaattgttccagcacccctgtaaaCACCTATAATCAACACTTCCTGCGCCAGCATTAGCCAAGGCCCAGATGCttctttccttcatttttttccatattaccatatatacttgttcataagctgaatatttttggtaaaaaagtgacgcatcaaagagcgggggtcagtttctaaatgggtctacaccaaaaattgattttaaaaactctatggaatcatttaattgaatacctaatacattgtcattttgtttacctggagcgtctgtaggcatggagcccctcagctccctgtggccgcggttcgccattcccagacaatgggagctgcgggaagtggagcgctgcttcccacagctcccattggctgggaacggcaaactgcggccacagggcgctgaggggctccatgcctgtagacgctccaagtaaacaaaatgtcctgacccgccagcagcttaccctgatgggccgggagccaaagttttccaacccctgaaatatagggttggcttatgaaagggtcaaacagtttttgctatttttacctatccattttggggggtcggcttataaacgaacgggctaatgaacgagtatatatggtaattatTTCCTGCTGTAACTAGATTTTTATCTCTGTTAATGAGCATGGAAGGAGGGATGGTTGATGCCAACCCAACACTTGTAATCACTAATTCCACTACATTTAAATCCACTCACTGTTTATACAAAAGGGAGAGCTGGTAGGTATGGCACTAAGGGACAGCCTGAGACTCTGGGCTTGTGTTTTGACTGGGGAGAGACTGTATTTATCACTAGTGACCCTCACATACTGACCTTTGTTTTACCAATGAGCTTTTATTGTACTGTTTGACTTATTTTCCTATCGGCACCCATACGGTGTTTGCAGGAGGTTAGTAATGCTCTGCATTTTGCAAAGCAGGCGGATTCCAAATTCCTGCAGCTACTGAGGCCTAGAGTTTTAAAAATTCACATTCTAAAGTGCATGTGCATAATTTGCACATACAGTTTTCATGCAGAATCACAGTAACTGAACACGCAAAGGGACAGTGAGACACTGGTCCTTTTCCCATGCAGTCATGATaactgaacacacacacagattataCACATGTATTCTTGCTCACACACTTGTACCAGCAGCCATGCTTATTGGTTTTATACACACATATtatatttcacatttatttttctttgtgttcCTGTTGGCCAAGCAACCACACTTTCCTCCTTCATTTCCCCTTATAGAGGTCTGGATTCTACTCCCAATGAACTCAGTGGCCAAAGTGGTCCTTAACATTATTACTTCTAATAATCCACACCTAGGCACTTGCTGCTCTTTGCCCCCTGCTTATGATAGAAGTCACTTACCACAGTGGTTCATGTACccttgggggtacacagaggtctttaaggagctacatcaactcatctagatatttgcctagttttataacaggctacataaaaaccactagcaaagtcagtgcaaATTAAAATTTCGAACAGACAATGATTTATGCTCTAtctactgaaatgtaagtacaatattaatattccaattgatttattttatgatatggtaaaaaggagaaagtaagcaatttttcagtgatagtgtgctgtgacgcttttgtatttttatgtcttatttgtaagcaagtagttttgaagtgaggtgaaacttgggggtatgcaagacaaataagactcctgaaagggaagtCTAGAAAGcttgagagccactgacttataacagtaaaaaaaaaaaaaatgcaataaataaagaCAATTCAGTTGATAACCAACATCCCTCTCCAAAAAAACACCACAAGCTATCCCAAAAGAACTTCTCCCTCTGCCCTTGTTTTATCATTCCCTACTTCCTTATATCCCCCCTTCCCATGGTTTGATGTCATTGCACACTGAACTTcattcagacctggtgtaagaaggtgcatctccactgaagtcattggaatgGCATCCATTTACAGCAGACCTAGAGTTGGCCCACTGAGAAAGGGAATTCATTCCTCAAAGCAGCTGGAGTTGATCCATTGTGTAAGAAGTATAGGAGGAGTGTCAATTTTCTGTTCAATAAATGAATTTGCAAATACTTGATTGTGAAAAGAACcaagaaaagaaaaggcaaagCTCTTTCTCCATTCACACTGGGCTAGGTAACACACTCTGGTCACCACAGGCCAGATTGCAGAGCTGTCTTTACATTTTTCAGTTCTACCTCCAGTGATGAGGTAAAGAGAGACACCCAGTGGTAAACTATATGATAGGTCTTCTCTTTTCTTCGCAGCCTTGCCAATTTCTATCTAGGAGTCAGGTAGGATCATTTCAATGTACATGAAAGCCAACGAACCCCTTAGTATCTGTGAAAATAATTCCACAGCTCTCTAAGTAGCCTTGGGTAAATCATTTTCACTACTTTGTGTCTCTGTTTCTCCTTCTGTTAAACAGGTTAATAACTATGCCCTAGCTACCCTAGCCCTAGTACTTAGTTAATGCCCTTTGGAGATAAATCCTAGGTGTTAATAATACTacgggtacgtctatacttacctccgggttcggcggtaagcaatcaatcttctgggatcgatttatcgcatcttgtctagacgcgataaattagggttaccatatttaaaaaataaaagaggacactccacggggccctggccctgccccaactccccgccctaactctgccccctcctccctcccagccacgcgaaaagggctgcccgagtgctaccggcttcacggtttgccgggcagcctccagaccctgcacccctggccggtgcttccccagcgcagctggagcccgggaggggaagcgcccagctgggggcgcagggtctggaggctgcccaacaaaccgtgaagccggtagcgctctggcttcgggcagcccccatgcctccagaccctgcgcccctggctgggcacttcccctcccgggctctggctgctgtgctcctcccctgactcttcggctctgtttaagagccgagctgcccaagcgctaccagcttcgggcagcccccatgcctctggaccctgcgcccccggagcccgggaggggaagtgcccagcccgtggtatttttcccggacatgttcggctttttggcaattcaccccagacaggggtttgattaccaaaaagccagacatgtccgggaaaaaccggacgtctGGTAACCCTAGAtgaatcgatcccggaagtgctcgctgtcgatgccggtactcctgctctgtgagaggagtacgcggagtcgatgggggaacctgcctgccgtgtgtggacccgcggtaagtacctggtagttcgaactaaggtacttcaacttcaactatgttattcacgtagctgacgttgcgtatcttagttcgaactggggggttagtgtggaccagccctaagaagaAGTATTATGTTAATAATACTGACTCTTGGGTGTTGCTCACCTGCACATTTAGCAATTCCGTACAACCCAAAAAATGCAGGAAGCTAGGCCACCCTTTAACCAAAAGTGAAGCTAAAGAACAAAAAATTCTCTCTGCTCTACAAAACAGCTGCTAAACTGGTGCTTCTCATACAGAAAGGCAGCGAGCAGCTGCCATGAGCGTGACATATAACCAGTCCTTACACTGGAGGACGGGAAGGAGCAGTTAGGATCCCTTTACAAGGAGAACGTGAAAGCCAGGAGATGAAGTGGGAGGGATGTCGAACCAACTTTTCTGTAAGTTTCAGTTCCAGAGAACTTTCCCTGTGCTGGAAGTGTACCTTCGGCTTTCTTTCCCACCCTGGACAGTCTGTTGAGCCTTCACCAAGTCAATCTATAAAGAAAAAGTCAGAATTGTCAGCTTGGCCAGCAGTAACTGCTGATGTGTGCTTTGTTACACcgatatggaaaaaaaaaaatcacgtgcCAGATGGTGGGGGGAAGTTCATCATTTTACAATGGAGTAAAACATTTTGGGTTCTCACTACCACTAGTCCGCagagcttcttttttttttttttttaaatgtctccatAAAAATGACATTTCCCTATGGAGCAAGTTCATAAACAAAATGTGCCTTATTTGTCCTGGGCGAAATGTTGCCATGTGTGATGCAGAAAGATGCATTCGCTGACCACAGTGAGGATCCCATATATGAGTGCAGGACTTGGAAAATGTAACAGACACCAACTAGCCCAAGGACTAAATCTGGTAGCCAGAGACCAATACAAAagaggaggagggatgggggaggggaacgcACCAGCAAAGTCCAAGCATCCCCTGGTGCAGTGCTCACCTCTAGctgttgggatgcaggaggggctaGGATGACCTTAGAGCCTACTCCGAGGCTCTGTGTTTCATAACATTTCACCAGCCCTAAAAACCTGCAGTTGATCAGCTTTGTTCCCGTCCTACGCTTACATGCCGAGAGCAGCCACAGGCTGCATTCTAATAACATAACAATAATTAGAAATGAGGCGCTTTACAAACACAGCACTCCTCGCTCCACCCTTACGTAAGTGAGTGTTTGGACAGATGGGGGCTCTTAGGCGGAGAGATTAAGCATGCTgggagtctgtgtcagagctgagATCAGGTCTCATTAAGTTTCTAGCTCACAGCCATCGGCTCACACCATCACTTTAGGCCTCCCTCTGGCACTCTACAGGCCTCATTTGGCCCCTTGACCACACTTCGCTTTAAACTAATCTCCGTTGTTCAGGCACTGTATGAACTATCCAATCAAACATGCTGTACAGGACATACCAGGCAGCTGCAGAGTGTATGATCTTTCTACAGAGTCCCTTAAAGCAGCATGTGTCACCCGACACGTAAACACtgctccttcctcttcccttccGGGCGTGACTCTCAAAACGCTCCAGATGGAGTGCAAACCATTGGCCCCCATTATGGAGACTGAATGGCAGACTCCCGCTTGCAGGAGCTGCCCATCTCGGAACCAGTTCACAGTGATCACATTAGGGGAGAAGTTATTGATCCTGCAGTTCAGCCTCAGCTCCTCTCCCGCCACAGGAATGGAGGGGTCTGTGGTGATCCAGAGAACTTCAGGGGGTGTCCCTGTTCAAATTGAAAGAACACACAGCAGGACAGATGGTTAGATGAGTCACCTCCAATGTCAAGAAGAGGGCACATGGCCAAGATGCATAACTGTACCAATGGGAGTGGTGAATTATTCATGACAGTCATAATGAGAATGCGGGAGCCTACAGCTCACACAGTGAGAGCTGCTGCAAATTGTGCCTGGTTTGATTGTTGATGGCATGTTGCGGGTCTGGCAATGGAAATTTTTGGGTGTGACTGTAGCTTTGACCTTGGCCCAACATTGTGTGTGTCACGCTCTTTCCCCTGTACCTATAGCTCATGGGGCTCTCGCAGTACTCCAGGCCCCCATCACATCCCCAGGCTCTCCCATACTGACACACAGTGCACTGTGCTGAATAAGGTCTCTCTCTACTCAGCCACAGCTACCATACCTCTTCTTCCTCATCCCAGATTTTGGGCATTACCTGAGCCGGTTCCACTTTGCGCCACCGCTGAAGATCAGTGTGTGAAATGGGGCTAAGACAAGAAAGCAGAAGGCCCATTCAGCAATCACTCTAATAGGCTGGGTTAGGAGGAACTCAGCTGCTCCTTAGCTTCCTCTACAGTCTTTAACCCAAAGGCCCCATTCAGATTCCAGGTGATCAAACCATTCTCACCTAGAAATACTTAATACTTCCATAGCACTTTATATTTAGTTGATGGTCACAATACCCCTATCCTCTACATCTTATAGATGAAAAACAAGGACTGACTTGCCCCAAGCCACATTCCAAGTCAGCGGTAGAGCCAGGATTAGATCTCAGGACTTCCTAGCACTATGCCCTGTGCACGGGCCAATAGACCACCCTGCCTCCCAAGCTCTGAATCTTTTGCACCTCGTGGTGCAAATCTGCTGAACCTCTCAAAGGCAGCTCCACTATTAGCATCATTTGCAGCAGTTGACTCACGGCATGTATCTTACCTTGCAAGTTAACTTCATAGAAGAGTTCTTCTATATTTCCAAAGCTGCTGTGTTTTATCTGACAGATATAAACTGCCCCTTCCTCCTCATTGGTCAGTATAAACTCAGTCTGGCTCCAGACACTGAAATAGTCAATTTCACAAGGGAAAGGTCCAAACTGTGTCACATCGCTAACCAGTTGTCCATTTCTAAACCAAGTCAAAGTGATATCCTTTGGGTAAAATTTCTCTACTACGCAGCTCAGAATGAGCTTCTCTCCTACCATGGGAGCCTGAGGCCAGCTAGTGATGTAGAGACTTGTCGGCCGAGCtgaaagggagacagagagagcgtGTGTGTTTAGGGAAATCTTGTAAAAAGTTACTGTTCAGTTTTTGGCAAGGAGTCAGTAAGAAAAGAAGATCTgctggcaggaggcgggggggggggagcttttaCCTGTGACACTCAGCGTGGTGCTCATCCATATGGCGCTTTTCAGTGCGCTGTGCTCAACGCTGCATTCAAACACTGCCCCATCATCCCGGATGGTGGGTGTGTAGGTCAGACAGGATGGAACACTGAAGAACTTGCCATTGGTTTCCAAAGGCTGCCTTGCCTTGTCTGTAATATCGTCTCTCGGACCCAGAAGAAAAGAGGCTTCTTCAGGAGCTTCACTTGATGGCATTTGGGGGGTTCTCCGGTACCATTTCACACTAATCGCTTTTGGTCTAAACCCATTTATGTTGCACATCAGCTTCAGCTTCTCATTAATCGGGATCACATCTGGTTTGTTAATCAAGGAAACCTGAGGTGGCACTGAAAAGAAGATAAATTTGGGATTTAGAAGTCTCTGTGAGATGCTGGCATAGCAGAACTGGGGGTTCCTGGATATATAAAGTAGTGATATTCACAGTAGGAGTGAAATATGAAATACTGGCCAGAGTGAAATCAGCACACTGGGTACATGCCTAGAAAAGACCCAAAGTGTAGCTGCAGAGAGCCCTGGACCTTTTATGGGAGCCCTGCTTTGTCATCACTCTTGCTCAGACACAACCAGGACCTCCTCCACGCAATGGCCCTTTGCAATAAGATGAGTTGAGGGGGCCCACTCCCCTTTCAGTTGCTGAAACCCATCTTTTCTATCTGATTAAACCCTTGTGATCCCTTCAGTACTGACAAGTGCTATGACTGCTAAATATAGTGCCCCAACCTCTATGGTTGGTCTCCCATAGTTGCTAAAACCCGCTTGCATCCCTCTAATGACTGGATTAGTCCATGACAGATGGTTTAGGGAAATGAAATCAATCCTGCCATGATGCAGGCAAATAAGCTAGATTACCTACTATTGGTGCTTCCCAAGGAGTCTGCTCATGGGCCATACAGCTGATTGAGGTGTCCTAACATATAAAATATCCATAAGGAAATCAGATAGAAGTACAGAAGTTAGCAACTCCCTTCTTTGGGGTTCAGAATCAAATAGGATATTTGTTAACACTCTGGGTTAGAGAAAGCTTTAGCTCTGATTTTTAGGCCAACTTTCCTTTAACATAAGCTAAGAAGCATACTGTTTGCAGAGCAAACCCTTAGCTAAgttattattagttattaattattattaccattagTATATAAATGGGAGGCCTACCACAGCTAGAAGGATGCTGAAGGGtgcaactgtttaaaaaaaaatttacctTTCATAAGTTGTTCCCGATAGAATATGGTCAAAAATATACTACACGCTCCAGTTATCACAATACAAGCAGCAGCCACTCCAACAATGAACCCAATATCCCGATGATACTGCTTTGGGGCTGAAAACAAATGTATTCATTAGAAACTATTTAAAATAATCAGATTccacccaaggatctcaaagcattttacaaataattaATGAAGCTTCCCATCAGCCCTGGAAAGTGCAGCACTtctgtattattgttattatcccccttttacatgATGGTAAATTGAGTCAGAAAGAGGTCAAGCTATAATCAGTTCTGTGTAGGCAAGACAAGGGATTCTAGGCCTTTTGGATGACATGTGCATGAAGAACACACTTGAAAGAGGAGTGAACTGAGCCATGGAGTAACTTTGCTATTTTGGGTACAGGGCTATGTCTATGAAGGTATGAAGCAGGGATTGGGGTAATATGAGTTTGCTAGAGAAGGCTGATATACAGGATATTTGAGTGTTTTTTGCTTTCCTGCCCTCAACTACAGCCTGAGTAACTGGGGCTGTGAGCTGGGGAGATTTGTGGGAACTGCAAGGGTGAAGAAGCAGATCTCCCATACAGGCTGCAGAGCTCAGGAGCAG
Protein-coding regions in this window:
- the LOC101936487 gene encoding immunoglobulin gamma-1 heavy chain-like isoform X1, translating into MEALLMLVHLVAAATLEIKTSPSPVFCLVDKYIELHCNFTIWKSVKLEDVAVKWTINNEFGEKTVYQFDGKHTLYHRNGALVNPQLLTQGSASLNLHNVTLDDEGIYTCTVLITPQYGSGTIQLQVRAQPTVLLSPQNPEITAGGEKTFSCDVHQFYPQEIDISWLVRKYGSKHERPLTQDICTGVPLAHDKKGMFTVLSRVTREVSEEDDGSLYICEVRHESLEKPLRGNTTIFVTTPKQYHRDIGFIVGVAAACIVITGACSIFLTIFYREQLMKVPPQVSLINKPDVIPINEKLKLMCNINGFRPKAISVKWYRRTPQMPSSEAPEEASFLLGPRDDITDKARQPLETNGKFFSVPSCLTYTPTIRDDGAVFECSVEHSALKSAIWMSTTLSVTARPTSLYITSWPQAPMVGEKLILSCVVEKFYPKDITLTWFRNGQLVSDVTQFGPFPCEIDYFSVWSQTEFILTNEEEGAVYICQIKHSSFGNIEELFYEVNLQGTPPEVLWITTDPSIPVAGEELRLNCRINNFSPNVITVNWFRDGQLLQAGVCHSVSIMGANGLHSIWSVLRVTPGREEEGAVFTCRVTHAALRDSVERSYTLQLPD
- the LOC101936487 gene encoding tyrosine-protein phosphatase non-receptor type substrate 1-like isoform X3: MHCFNNPAIWKWDNPAPTQPTVLLSPQNPEITAGGEKTFSCDVHQFYPQEIDISWLVRKYGSKHERPLTQDICTGVPLAHDKKGMFTVLSRVTREVSEEDDGSLYICEVRHESLEKPLRGNTTIFVTTPKQYHRDIGFIVGVAAACIVITGACSIFLTIFYREQLMKVPPQVSLINKPDVIPINEKLKLMCNINGFRPKAISVKWYRRTPQMPSSEAPEEASFLLGPRDDITDKARQPLETNGKFFSVPSCLTYTPTIRDDGAVFECSVEHSALKSAIWMSTTLSVTARPTSLYITSWPQAPMVGEKLILSCVVEKFYPKDITLTWFRNGQLVSDVTQFGPFPCEIDYFSVWSQTEFILTNEEEGAVYICQIKHSSFGNIEELFYEVNLQGTPPEVLWITTDPSIPVAGEELRLNCRINNFSPNVITVNWFRDGQLLQAGVCHSVSIMGANGLHSIWSVLRVTPGREEEGAVFTCRVTHAALRDSVERSYTLQLPD
- the LOC101936487 gene encoding immunoglobulin gamma-1 heavy chain-like isoform X2; amino-acid sequence: MEALLMLVHLVAAATLEIKTSPSPVFCLVDKYIELHCNFTIWKSVKLEDVAVKWTINNEFGEKTVYQFDGKHTLYHRNGALVNPQLLTQGSASLNLHNVTLDDEGIYTCTVLITPQYGSGTIQLQVRAQPTVLLSPQNPEITAGGEKTFSCDVHQFYPQEIDISWLVRKYGSKHERPLTQDICTGVPLAHDKKGMFTVLSRVTREVSEEDDGSLYICEVRHESLEKPLRGNTTIFVTTPKQYHRDIGFIVGVAAACIVITGACSIFLTIFYREQLMKVPPQVSLINKPDVIPINEKLKLMCNINGFRPKAISVKWYRRTPQMPSSEAPEEASFLLGPRDDITDKARQPLETNGKFFSVPSCLTYTPTIRDDGAVFECSVEHSALKSAIWMSTTLSVTARPTSLYITSWPQAPMVGEKLILSCVVEKFYPKDITLTWFRNGQLVSDVTQFGPFPCEIDYFSVWSQTEFILTNEEEGAVYICQIKHSSFGNIEELFYEVNLQAPFHTLIFSGGAKWNRLRDTP